The following are from one region of the Cherax quadricarinatus isolate ZL_2023a chromosome 2, ASM3850222v1, whole genome shotgun sequence genome:
- the LOC128705321 gene encoding brefeldin A-inhibited guanine nucleotide-exchange protein 3 yields the protein MTDYRRRKNQHSLPSLHREKRTNPFLEKRPSRPAEPVPPEIEEQRTSSLMKDSEAHLKVWTEMVVTVFDLISQLCDSELRPLLPLLFPTMRSLTAHAHDPHLRQVVAELLTRVAALYGFSPAE from the exons ATGACGGATTATAGACGAAGGAAAAACCAGCACTCCCTTCCATCACTGCACAGAGAGAAGAGAACAAATCCATTCCTTGAGAAGCGACCCAGTAGACCTGCTGAGCCTGTGCCTCCGGAGATTGAGGAACAGAGAACTAGCAGTCTCATGAAG GACAGTGAAGCTCACCTCAAGGTGTGGACAGAAATGGTGGTGACAGTATTTGATCTCATCAGCCAACTGTGTGACTCTGAATtacgaccactgctgccactcttATTTCCAACAATGCGCTCCTTAACAGCTCATGCACATGACCCACATCTCCGTCAGGTTGTGGCTGAGCTTCTCACAAGGGTTGCTGCCTTATATGGGTTTAGCCCTGCAGAGTAA